GTCAGCCGGACCGTGGCGGCCCGGGCGCTCGGGAGCCACCGCTCACCCCTCCCGGACGGAGCGTCCGGGACCGTCCACCGGCAGCGCGGCGCGCATCTCGGCCACCAGCTGCGGGGTCAGCGCGGCGTCGGCGCGGGAGACGAGCATGGCCATCTCGTAGCCCACCATGCCCACGTCGCACGTGGCGTCCGCGACCACCGCGAGCACGGAGCCGTCGGACACGCTCATGGTGAAGAGGAACAGCTCGTCCATCTCCACGATGGCCTGCCGCACCTCCCCTCCGCGCAGCTGCCGGGCGGCACCGCGCGTGAGGCTGGACATGCCCGCCACGATGGCGGAGAGCTGGTCCCCCTCGGTGCGGTCGAGGTCCGCCGACATCGCCATGAGCAGGCCGTCGGCGGAGACCGCCAGGGTGTTGCGGGCCCCGGGCACGCGGCGGACGAAGTCGTCCAGGAGCCAGCTGAAGCCCGCGGCGGTCGTCTCCCCTCCCGCCGGCGCCTGGGTGCTCTGGCCGGTCTGAGCTGTCACCGCTCCTCCTTGGTCTGGGTGTCGCTCGGGGCGCCCGCGGGCGTGCGGCGGGCGCGGCTGACACCGCTGGTGTACCCGGCCAGCATGCTGCGGACCTCGGACGGCTCGCGGCGCCGGGGCGGGTGCGGGGCCGCAGCGCTGCGCACGACCGGGGAGGACGACGACGGCGACCGCCGCGCCAGGGGCGCCGCACCCGAGGCGAGGGCCGACGGGCGGTAGGGCTCGCGCGGGATGCGGCCGGTCTCGAAGGACGCCAGCGCCGGGGAGACGCCGGTGGCCGGCGGCATGGAGCGCAGGGGGCGCAGCGGCGCGCCCGGCTGGGCCAGCCAGCCCGCCGCGCGGTCCGCGGCGCCGCTGTCCGCCGGCTGGGCGGTCTGCTGGGCGGTCTGCTGGGCGGTCTGTTGGGCGGTCTGCGAGACCTGCGGGGTGCGACCGGTCGGCGCCGGCGCGCGCCGCGGCAGGGCGGCCGGGGAGCCTGCGGTGGCGGCGGCCACCGGCTGGAAGGCGGCCTCGGCGGTCGGGACCACCAGGCCGGCGGGCAGCGCGGCGGGCCCGGTGGTGGTGGAACCCGCCGGGGCCGCGACCGCGGGACCGGGCACCAGCGGCGGGGCCACGGGCGCCGGT
The Quadrisphaera sp. RL12-1S DNA segment above includes these coding regions:
- a CDS encoding roadblock/LC7 domain-containing protein, whose translation is MTAQTGQSTQAPAGGETTAAGFSWLLDDFVRRVPGARNTLAVSADGLLMAMSADLDRTEGDQLSAIVAGMSSLTRGAARQLRGGEVRQAIVEMDELFLFTMSVSDGSVLAVVADATCDVGMVGYEMAMLVSRADAALTPQLVAEMRAALPVDGPGRSVREG